The following are encoded in a window of Castanea sativa cultivar Marrone di Chiusa Pesio chromosome 9, ASM4071231v1 genomic DNA:
- the LOC142608804 gene encoding uncharacterized protein LOC142608804, translating into MSIGLGSVLLWEVYTDEASNRKGAGIGIVLITPEKLIMEKSLRLGFVATNNEAEYEALLAGAQMVRHLGGEIVELYYDSRLVVGQVNGEFEARDERMKKYLDRVKRVLGTFKSFKVRQILRGQNAHADSLAILATSLGSKLQRTVMVEDLMTSSFTGIPAVGVHSIHVGPSWMDPIVTFLQHGMLPEDKVEAEKVQRSAPHYWLSRERKLYKRSYSGPYLLYVHPEAVEPLLEELHEGICGSHTGEDC; encoded by the coding sequence ATGTCTATTGGGCTTGGGAGTGTCCTTCTTTGGGAAGTTTATACGGATGAGGCATCTAATCGAAAGGGAGCAGGGATTGGAATTGTGTTGATTACCCCTGAGAAATTAATCATGGAGAAGTCACTACGGCTAGGATTTgtagccactaataatgaggccgaatatgaaGCTCTCTTGGCAGGCGCTCAAATGGTTAGGCATCTGGGAGGAGAAATAGTGGAACTCTATTATGATTCCAGATTAGTTGTCGGGCAAGTTAATGGAGAATTTGAGGCAAGAGacgaaagaatgaaaaaatatctCGACCGAGTCAAAAGGGTGTTAGGCACGTTTAAAAGCTTCAAAGTAAGACAAATCCTGAGAGGGCAGAATGCTCATGCCGACTCGTTGGCCATATTAGCCACATCCTTGGGCTCAAAGTTACAGCGGACGGTAATGGTAGAGGACTTGATGACTTCTAGTTTTACTGGTATCCCAGCAGTTGGGGTTCATAGCATACACGTTGGCCCGAGCTGGATGGATCCGATTGTGACCTTCTTACAACATGGTATGTTACCCGAAGACAAAGTGGAAGCAGAGAAGGTACAGAGAAGTGCCCCTCATTACTGGCTTTCTAGGGAGCGTAAATTGTATAAACGTTCCTACTCGGGGCCATATCTGCTCTACGTGCATCCTGAAGCTGTTGAGCCTTTattggaagagttacatgagGGAATATGTGGAAGTCATACGGGAGAAGATTGTTAG
- the LOC142609866 gene encoding GDSL esterase/lipase WDL1-like isoform X1 — MVGPIRPQFVLFGSSIVQLSYSDEGWGGILADVYARKADVLLRGYNGWTSRHALQVLDQVFPKDAAVQPSLVIVYFGGNDSTRSHPSAVSPQVPLPEYVENMRNIAIHLKSLSEKTRIIFLSAPPVNGAKIREVYSDAMAKVRTNESCQQYSEACLELCREMDIKAIDLWTAIQKKDGWATACFTDGIHFSAEGSKIVVKEIMKVLREADWEPSLHWKSLPIEFEQVFVPEAELREILDEKTILKLSEANFLRQMKWE; from the exons ATGGTTGGGCCAATTAGACCTCAATTTGTGCTGTTTGGTTCATCCATAGTTCAACTCAGTTACAGTGACGAAGGATGGGGTGGTATTCTTGCTGACGTATATGCACGTAAG GCAGATGTTTTGTTGCGAGGATACAATGGTTGGACTTCAAGGCATGCTCTACAGGTTTTGGATCAAGTTTTTCCAAAG GATGCTGCTGTACAACCTTCTTTGGTGATAGTCTACTTTGGTGGTAATGATTCAACGCGCTCTCACCCATCTGCTGTAAGCCCTCAAGTCCCACTTCCTGAATATGTTGAAAATATGAGGAATATAGCAATCCATCTGAAG AGCCTTTCAGAGAAGACTCGCATTATCTTTCTTAGTGCTCCTCCTGTCAATGGGGCAAAAATTCGAGAAGTATATAG TGATGCAATGGCAAAGGTGCGAACAAATGAGTCTTGCCAGCAATATTCAGAAGCTTGTTTAGAATTGTGTCGAGAGATGGACATTAAGGCTATTGATCTTTGGACTGCAATTCAGAAAAAGGATGGTTGGGCAACTGCTTGCTTCAC GGATGGAATTCATTTCTCAGCTGAGGGGAGCAAGATAGTGGTGAAGGAGATAATGAAGGTTCTTAGAGAGGCAGACTGGGAACCAAGTCTACATTGGAAGTCATTGCCAATTGAATTTGAACAGGTTTTTGTACCTGAGGCTGAACTTCGAGAGATTTTGGATGAGAAGACCATATTAAAACTCTCTGAGGCTAACTTCCTAAGACAGATGAAATGGGAATAG
- the LOC142609866 gene encoding GDSL esterase/lipase WDL1-like isoform X2: protein MVGPIRPQFVLFGSSIVQLSYSDEGWGGILADVYAHVLLRGYNGWTSRHALQVLDQVFPKDAAVQPSLVIVYFGGNDSTRSHPSAVSPQVPLPEYVENMRNIAIHLKSLSEKTRIIFLSAPPVNGAKIREVYSDAMAKVRTNESCQQYSEACLELCREMDIKAIDLWTAIQKKDGWATACFTDGIHFSAEGSKIVVKEIMKVLREADWEPSLHWKSLPIEFEQVFVPEAELREILDEKTILKLSEANFLRQMKWE from the exons ATGGTTGGGCCAATTAGACCTCAATTTGTGCTGTTTGGTTCATCCATAGTTCAACTCAGTTACAGTGACGAAGGATGGGGTGGTATTCTTGCTGACGTATATGCAC ATGTTTTGTTGCGAGGATACAATGGTTGGACTTCAAGGCATGCTCTACAGGTTTTGGATCAAGTTTTTCCAAAG GATGCTGCTGTACAACCTTCTTTGGTGATAGTCTACTTTGGTGGTAATGATTCAACGCGCTCTCACCCATCTGCTGTAAGCCCTCAAGTCCCACTTCCTGAATATGTTGAAAATATGAGGAATATAGCAATCCATCTGAAG AGCCTTTCAGAGAAGACTCGCATTATCTTTCTTAGTGCTCCTCCTGTCAATGGGGCAAAAATTCGAGAAGTATATAG TGATGCAATGGCAAAGGTGCGAACAAATGAGTCTTGCCAGCAATATTCAGAAGCTTGTTTAGAATTGTGTCGAGAGATGGACATTAAGGCTATTGATCTTTGGACTGCAATTCAGAAAAAGGATGGTTGGGCAACTGCTTGCTTCAC GGATGGAATTCATTTCTCAGCTGAGGGGAGCAAGATAGTGGTGAAGGAGATAATGAAGGTTCTTAGAGAGGCAGACTGGGAACCAAGTCTACATTGGAAGTCATTGCCAATTGAATTTGAACAGGTTTTTGTACCTGAGGCTGAACTTCGAGAGATTTTGGATGAGAAGACCATATTAAAACTCTCTGAGGCTAACTTCCTAAGACAGATGAAATGGGAATAG